The Schizosaccharomyces pombe strain 972h- genome assembly, chromosome: I genome contains a region encoding:
- the mcp3 gene encoding protein mcp3, translated as MTKETHENHLRTHNGIFPVSLLSTQARQLLNFKLKSPSYYLLNSFKLLVKSEGNNQSTTADVTLTKSPNAYHASSAREEKDLQVSRRDTCFYCSRKIIKCICNEEHVGIESVQLKLILLLCQNLPNVTTNAKKYFSSLADGHNFTLTLYKFSLDNQTFSQLLSRFKSFATLTELLQVHNVMLQVNFSFQARQLNTEIQLRRCHSLEKTWKFLFGDYELPDVLKDMESSNSDWSDTSLKRIAYLCSLVEELKLHSSIMNDKYVCLVSKHNNALEDKFNSEAARQLLQKSLSIVASNLKQAENKTISYEEKLSIAQNSINEIQTQNRDLKLETEKLQDQIKALLERNQSLQEALETVKNDEKNLREMNANYETEMKEARQKLNNKEALISHYDDDFRAKELKISRLSESLREKAGLLEFQSSVSEQRDLLYQEQIQSSIKDMENVFRKNEYLMEELNELKNNLEVESSKVLRLDEEMKCLKDEQLSQFDTVFSLTDERDGLQKDLKNTKGNLDDEIGRSAFLKSQIRDQELTIEKLHDSLETLSQTNNSLQCEISEKNAELNSVNSKLSEGRAHLETANKENEILKQQLELSESKLASLLNSYQSFINKKEHLYSFLQLVEPSFAKSDSSNATESQISESVRKGISIFNLLFIVYKNVCSQAGINPSTKLEDLDEHTLSDELTYITKKFVQKDQEYQTKEIELRNYKITLQSLLEDKLIGVNTDCRSPSCSDFEQLGQESENNTSISGRVSKLVKSFNDSSSISNNTKISITKSPSGEKVSVFKEMSDIALRDMDKNRKLLGENVDVRNIVVQKDESLNIDLQNNAVVPELHFKEGMVYDSLENAYTYLAESKRMLANELQMKQEDLEKVILELEAYKEIFLEEKQIPCEEFMPGKNAKSEKSLRSVFQEQLMRETKRVRKLEKVNSELKLHCFELSERLREREHTLQQTFGDK; from the coding sequence ATGACTAAAGAAACTCACGAAAATCATTTGCGTACGCATAACGGGATATTTCCTGTTTCTTTGCTCTCAACTCAAGCGCGTcaacttttgaatttcaagCTAAAGAGTCCTTCCtattatcttttaaacAGTTTTAAACTCTTAGTTAAATCGGAAGGGAATAATCAATCAACCACTGCAGATGTAACTTTAACAAAATCACCAAATGCTTATCATGCTTCCAGCGCTAGAGAAGAGAAAGATTTACAAGTTTCTCGGCGGGATACTTGCTTTTATTGCAGtagaaaaattatcaaatgCATATGCAACGAAGAACACGTTGGGATTGAATCAGTTCAGCTTAAACTTATACTTCTATTGTGCCAAAATCTACCAAATGTTACTActaatgcaaaaaaatatttcagtTCACTGGCTGATGGCCATAATTTCACTTTGACGctttataaattttctttagatAACCAAACATTTTCTCAATTACTTTCTCgatttaaatcttttgcTACTTTGACTGAACTACTTCAAGTGCACAATGTTATGCTTCAAGTAAACTTTTCCTTTCAAGCAAGGCAACTAAACACAGAAATTCAACTACGACGATGCCATTCGTTAGAAAAAACATGGAAATTCTTATTTGGCGATTATGAATTACCTGATGTTCTAAAAGATATGGAGTCATCGAATAGTGATTGGAGTGACACATCTCTGAAACGAATTGCCTATTTATGTTCTCTTGTTGAGGAGCTCAAACTTCATTCTTCTATTATGAACGACAAGTATGTGTGCCTTGTGTCCAAGCATAACAACGCATTGGAAGACAAGTTTAACAGTGAAGCCGCGCGTCAGTTGTTGCAGAAATCTCTAAGTATAGTAGCGTCAAATTTGAAACAAGCcgaaaataaaactatcagttatgaagaaaagctTTCTATAGCTCAAAATTctattaatgaaattcaaaCCCAAAACAGGGatttaaaacttgaaaCCGAGAAGTTACAGGATCAAATCAAAGCGTTGCTAGAAAGAAATCAGTCATTGCAAGAAGCTCTAGAAACTgttaaaaatgatgaaaaaaatctgaGAGAAATGAACGCCAATTATGAAACCGAGATGAAAGAAGCGCGTCAAAAGTTAAACAACAAGGAGGCATTAATTAGTCATTATGATGATGATTTTCGAgcaaaagaattaaaaatttcaagacTTTCCGAAAGTCTTAGAGAAAAAGCAGGCTTATTGGAGTTTCAGTCTTCTGTTAGTGAACAAAGGGATCTACTTTATCAAGAACAAATACAGTCGTCAATAAAGGATATGGAGAATGTATTtcgaaaaaatgaatatcttATGGAAGAacttaatgaattaaagaaCAATCTTGAAGTGGAATCAAGTAAGGTTTTGAGActtgatgaagaaatgaaaTGCCTAAAGGATGAGCAACTCTCTCAATTTGACACGGTCTTTAGTTTGACTGATGAACGGGATGGATTACAGaaggatttaaaaaacactAAGGGAAATCTTGACGATGAAATCGGGCGCTctgcatttttaaaaagccaAATCAGGGATCAAGAGCTAACTATTGAGAAGCTCCATGACAGTTTGGAGACTTTAAGTCAAACTAACAATAGTTTACAGTGTGAGATTTCTGAAAAGAATGCAGAGTTAAATTCAGTAAACTCCAAACTTTCTGAAGGTAGAGCACACCTGGAAACCGCGAATAAGGAGAATGAGATATTGAAGCAGCAATTGGAGTTAAGTGAATCCAAATTAGCCAGTTTGTTAAACTCTTATCAatcatttattaataaaaaagagcACCtctattcttttttacagCTTGTCGAGCCATCGTTCGCTAAAAGTGATTCATCTAATGCTACCGAATCCCAAATTTCCGAAAGTGTACGAAAAGgaatttcaatatttaaTCTTTTgttcattgtttacaaaaacgTATGCTCTCAAGCTGGAATTAATCCATCTACAAAGCTTGAAGATCTTGATGAACATACACTTTCTGATGAGCTGACTTatataacaaaaaagtttgtaCAAAAGGATCAAGAATACCAAACGAAGGAAATCGAGTTAAggaattataaaattactCTTCAGTCGTTACTTGAAGATAAGCTTATCGGTGTAAATACTGATTGCAGATCACCTTCTTGTTCAGACTTTGAGCAACTAGGGCAAGAAAGCGAAAATAATACTTCTATCTCAGGAAGGGTTAGTAAATTAGTCAAAAGCTTTAATGATTCATCTTCTATTTCCAACAACACAAAAATCTCAATCACTAAGTCCCCATCTGGTGAGAAAGTTTCCGTATTTAAAGAGATGTCAGACATAGCTCTGCGCGATATGgataaaaacagaaaattaTTGGGAGAAAATGTTGACGTGAGAAATATTGTTGTCCAAAAGGATGAGTCATTGAACATTGACTTACAGAATAATGCTGTAGTACCTGAACTGCACTTCAAGGAGGGGATGGTATACGATTCATTGGAAAATGCGTATACTTATTTGGCCGAATCCAAACGCATGTTAGCAAATGAACTTCAGATGAAGCAAGAAGATcttgaaaaagttattttagAACTTGAAGCTTACAAGGAAATCTTCttagaagaaaaacaaattcctTGTGAGGAGTTTATGCCAGGTAAGAACGCAAAATCCGAAAAGTCACTGCGGTCAGTTTTTCAAGAGCAGTTGATGAGAGAAACAAAGCGAGTTCgaaaattggaaaaagtAAACTCTGAATTGAAATTGCATTGCTTTGAACTTTCTGAACGATTGAGGGAGCGCGAGCATACACTACAGCAAACATTTGGAGACAAATAG
- the och1 gene encoding Golgi alpha-1,6-mannosyltransferase Och1 yields the protein MLRLRLRSIVIGAAIAGSILLLFNHGSIEGMEDLTEISMLEDYTPEAANKDYVGQQEEEELLYDQPSYIEEEEDPDLEAYLSDLEREELEHSLEELDEENNYKLHLRYSFSQLQDFDEENEAVHMIVPKDTYEFEVPYHADIPKLIWQTSKDPFDREVMKYTRFWRINHPSYSHAVLDDEQSKALVISSFGDSSVSKISQAYAMMPLPVLKADFFRYLVLLAKGGIYSDIDTAPLKHINNWIPREYRKRNIRLIVGIEADPDRPDWNDYYARRVQFCQWTIAAAPGHPILWELVRRITDETWKLHDSKKLSKNGESVMEWTGPGIWTDAIMDYLNWQYGPFSVENITNLEEPYLVGDVLILPITAFSPGVGHMGSKSPNDPMAYVQHFFAGSWKDD from the coding sequence ATGTTGAGACTCCGATTGAGAAGTATTGTAATAGGAGCTGCGATAGCGGGATCCATACTGTTGTTATTCAATCATGGTAGCATAGAAGGAATGGAAGATTTGACAGAGATTTCGATGTTGGAGGATTACACTCCGGAAGCCGCTAATAAAGATTATGTTGGTCAACAGGAGGAGGAGGAACTTTTGTATGATCAACCGTCTTacattgaagaagaagaagatccAGATTTGGAAGCTTACTTGAGCGATTTGGAGAGGGAAGAGCTGGAACACAGCTTGGAAGAActtgatgaagaaaataattataaactTCATCTACGGTACTCCTTTTCACAGCTTCAAGATTTTGacgaagaaaatgaagctGTACACATGATCGTTCCTAAAGATACTTATGAATTTGAGGTGCCTTATCACGCTGACATTCCCAAGTTAATATGGCAAACTTCCAAGGACCCTTTTGATAGAGAGGTTATGAAGTACACTCGGTTTTGGAGAATCAACCATCCCAGTTATTCTCATGCTGTTTTAGACGATGAGCAGTCTAAAGCATTGGTCATCAGTAGCTTTGGCGATTCATCAGTTTCCAAGATTTCACAAGCGTATGCAATGATGCCTCTGCCTGTTCTGAAGGCCGATTTCTTTCGGTATCTAGTGTTATTGGCAAAAGGTGGTATTTATAGCGACATTGATACGGCACCATTGAAGCATATAAACAATTGGATCCCTCGTGAATATCGTAAGCGTAATATTCGACTGATCGTTGGCATTGAAGCAGATCCCGACCGCCCTGATTGGAACGACTACTATGCCAGGCGTGTACAATTCTGTCAGTGGACCATAGCTGCTGCACCAGGCCATCCAATTCTTTGGGAACTTGTTCGTAGAATTACCGATGAAACTTGGAAGCTGCATGATTCAAAGAAGCTTTCGAAAAATGGCGAGTCAGTAATGGAGTGGACTGGTCCAGGTATTTGGACCGATGCCATTATGGATTATTTAAATTGGCAGTATGGCCCTTTCTCGGTTGAGAATATCACCAATTTAGAAGAACCTTATCTTGTTGGAGATGTTTTAATCCTACCCATAACTGCATTTAGTCCTGGTGTCGGTCACATGGGTAGCAAGTCTCCAAATGATCCGATGGCGTATGTTCAACATTTCTTTGCCGGTTCATGGAAAGATGATTGA
- the rgf2 gene encoding RhoGEF for Rho1 Rgf2 encodes MLRNGAQNGNINSESHESFGKAAKGFRIFSSFSSSQKLFQRRSSGSITHSPTALSSTTSLNENDGNHFRPASSLSFSPSSLSRKDSGPGDGLEVNKKNNFYRRSSSTDDFGISHARSRKEIQSLGRPHTRQSFSVSDVSNGSSYPNIRKNSVHVNAPMPSFPEGSTAVLLKHHSGSKSASAISNIAPSHSNSTSSRRPYIHPAFLSQVAVEFRKRLNIGDRVKDGLLYKDAFLGSEAVDVLMHIVRTTDRNLALLLGRALDSQKMFHDVTYSHRLRDSLKEVYQYRRIISPPPGLSSMDSNGSSIENNFLYTKRRANTSDSFDSVLSDSSTTPTISSSVQVNSLAFITSSLSAITKEPEAPETEYNPHGVFTLLTECYSSTCSRNRLCYSISCPRRLEQQARLHLKVQPVLSGGSTSITDKQEEDHRLWSENVPKQVVDQIDVREWKRQEIIFEVIYTERDFVRDLEYIRDFWIKPLSTSNVIPENNRQQFIRCVFHNIMQIHAVNSRLSNALNRTQTLQPVVNTIGDLFLDYVPKFEPFIKYGANQAIAKFEFEREKSTNRNFANYVHEVERLRESRKLELNGYLTKPTTRLARYPLLLSGVLKYTDKDNPDTENIPRVIEMIREFLTKLNYETGKTENRLSLLQLNEQLSCSPADRAKLTLFDPSRLLIFKGVVKLKASSYSNGDTENDIHMFLLDNFLLLCKIKIQMKRRVHKLHLRPLPLELLSISYIEDSPSRGSLPRRPSSALLTNPISITKSNPPPVKAYGLQLVFIGARGFSISLYLNTLIARDQWKQHIEKQQDIIRKRHLVFESRGICCQSWFTGNKLLCAVAYDAGRKLLFGTYKGLYISSRKSNNGSCLEPIFKLQLPNISQLDVIEEHNVLLLLAEKILYELPLDALDSVEQINSKSLRRVTGHVSFVKTGFCMQRILVCAVKSTVLNTTLRIYEADRALKNKKTQSLKKPFGNQATLKIFTEVQMPMEALSVHFLKTKLCVGSFKGFDIISLENAVFQSLLNPADTSFRFLEKREDIRPIAMFRLRGEFLLCYSDFAFFVNTNGWKSRQSWMINWEGQPQGCALCYPYILAFEPDFIEIRNAETAELVQIIMGQNIKLLTDGRGLISEGGEILYSTEPIPFSSGENPIVHSLILPPANAAGPAL; translated from the exons ATGCTTCGCAATGGAGCTCAGAATGGAAATATAAACTCTGAGTCTCATGAATCGTTTGGTAAAGCAGCTAAAGGATTTcgtattttttcatcatttagCAGTAGCCAAAAACTGTTCCAAAGAAGGAGTTCTGGCTCTATCACACATTCTCCTACCGCTTTATCATCTACCACATCCcttaatgaaaatgatggCAATCATTTTCGTCCTGCATCGAGCCTTAGCTTTTCTCCCTCTTCGCTATCCAGAAAAGATTCGGGTCCTGGAGATGGCTTagaagttaataaaaaaaataatttttatcgCCGTTCTTCCTCCACAGATGATTTTGGCATTTCTCATGCACGTAGTAGGAAAGAAATACAATCGCTCGGTAGACCCCATACTCGCCAGTCGTTTTCCGTCTCTGATGTATCTAATGGCAGTTCTTATCCTAACATTCGAAAAAATAGCGTCCATGTTAATGCACCCATGCCATCTTTTCCTGAAGGATCAACTGCCGTCTTACTTAAGCATCACTCAGGCTCCAAGTCTGCATCTGCGATTTCGAACATCGCCCCTTCGCATTCCAATTCTACCTCATCTCGTCGCCCTTATATACATCCggcttttctttctcaaGTCGCCGTTGAGTTCCGAAAGCGTCTTAACATCGGTGACCGTGTGAAGGATGGTCTTCTTTATAAAGATGCCTTTCTTGGATCGGAAGCTGTCGATGTATTGATGCATATAGTTCGGACGACTGACAGGAATTTGGCGTTACTTTTAGGAAGAGCCCTGGATTCGCAAAAGATGTTTCATGACGTTACTTACTCTCATAGACTTCGCGACTCGCTCAAGGAAGTTTACCAGTACCGACGTATCATTTCTCCTCCTCCTGGTCTCTCCTCGATGGATTCCAATGGATCGTCGATCGAAAATAACTTTCTCTACACAAAAAGAAGAGCGAACACGTCTGATTCATTTGACTCTGTTTTATCTGATTCTTCTACGACACCTACCATCTCCTCGTCTGTACAGGTAAATTCTTTAGCTTTCATCACCTCATCCCTAAGCGCAATTACTAAGGAGCCTGAAGCTCCTGAAACCGAATACAATCCTCATGGAGTGTTTACTCTTTTAACGGAATGCTACTCCTCTACATGTTCTCGTAATCGCCTTTGCTATTCTATATCTTGCCCACGTCGACTAGAGCAGCAGGCCCGTCTCCATTTGAAGGTCCAACCTGTATTAAGTGGGGGATCAACTTCGATTACAGATAAACAAGAGGAAGATCATCGTTTATGGTCGGAAAATGTTCCTAAGCAAGTTGTAGACCAGATCGATGTCCGTGAATGGAAAAGACAGGAAATCATTTTTGAGGTTATTTACACAGAACGGGACTTCGTCAGAGACCTAGAGTATATACGTGACTTTTGGATTAAGCCTCTTTCAACCTCAAATGTAATACCAGAAAACAACCGACAACAATTTATACGTTGCGTTTTTCATAATATCATGCAAATCCATGCTGTCAATTCTCGTTTGTCAAATGCTCTAAACCGTACTCAAACTCTGCAACCTGTAGTTAACACAATTGGTGATCTTTTCTTAGATTATGTTCCTAAATTTGAgccttttataaaatatggTGCCAATCAGGCTATTGCCAAGTTTGAATTTGAGCGTGAAAAAAGTACGAATAGGAATTTTGCGAATTATGTTCATGAAGTGGAAAGATTACGAGAGTCTAGAAAACTAGAACTTAATGGTTATTTGACCAAGCCTACGACTCGCCTTGCGAGGTATCCGCTACTATTAAGTGGAGTTCTTAAGTACACTGATAAAGATAATCCTGATACGGAAAACATTCCTCGTGTAATCGAAATGATTCGTGAATTTCTTACTAAGCTTAACTATGAAACAGGGAAGACTGAAAATAGACTCTCGTTGTTACAGTTAAACGAACAGCTTTCCTGCAGCCCTGCGGATCGAGCAAAATTAACATTGTTTGATCCATCTCGCttattgattttcaaaGGCGTCGTCAAGCTAAAAGCCAGTAGTTATTCGAATGGGGACACTGAAAACGACATTCACATGTTTTTACTGGACAATTTTCTCTTGTTGTGTAAGATAAAGAttcaaatgaaaagaagagTTCATAAACTGCATCTCAGGCCATTACCTTTAGAATTGTTGTCGATTTCTTACATCGAAGACTCGCCATCGAGAGGTAGCCTTCCGCGTCGACCATCTTCTGCTTTGTTAACTAATCCAATTTCAATTACAAAAAGTAATCCACCTCCTGTTAAAGCATACGGTTTGCAGTTAGTATTTATTGGAGCCCGTGGTTTTTCTATAAGTCTTTATCTCAATACACTGATTGCTAGAGACCAATGGAAACAACACATTGAGAAACAGCAAGATATCATTCGAAAGCGTCATTTGGTATTTGAAAGTCGAGGCATATGTTGTCAGTCCTGGTTTACCGGCAACAAGTTATTATGTGCCGTTGCCTATG ATGCGGGCCGTAAATTACTATTTGGAACTTACAAGGGACTATATATCTCTTCTcgaaaaagtaataatgGCAGTTGTCTTGAACCCATTTTCAAGCTGCAATTACCAAATATCTCTCAACTAGATGTAATTGAGGAACATAACGTTCTATTGCTTTTAGCCGAGAAGATTTTGTACGAGTTACCTCTGGACGCTCTTGATTCAGTAGAACAAATTAATTCAAAGTCTTTGCGACGTGTAACAGGTCATGTTAGTTTCGTCAAAACAGGTTTTTGTATGCAAAGAATTTTAGTCTGTGCGGTAAAGTCCACCGTTTTAAATACTACATTGAGGATTTATGAGGCTGATCGTGCCTTGAAGAACAAAAAGACCCAGTCTCTAAAAAAGCCTTTTGGCAATCAAGcaactttgaaaatatttact gAGGTACAAATGCCGATGGAAGCTTTGTCCGTTCACTTTCTCAAGACAAAGCTTTGTGTGGGAAGTTTTAAGGGATTCGATATTATAAGTTTGGAAAATGCCGTATTCCAATCTTTGTTAAATCCTGCTGATACTTCATTTAgatttttagaaaagagGGAAGATATTCGACCGATTGCCATGTTTCGCTTAAGAGGAGAATTTCTCCTCTGTTATTCAGATTTTGCATTCTTTGTTAATACGAATGGCTGGAAATCTAGGCAATCCTGGATGATTAATTGGGAGGGCCAACCTCAAGGTTGCGCTTTGTGTTATCCATATATCCTGGCATTTGAGCCGGACTTCATTGAAATTAGGAATGCCGAAACAGCCGAACTCGTTCAAATCATAATGGGACAAAAcattaaacttttaacTGATGGCCGAGGGTTAATTAGTGAAGGAGGTGAAATACTTTACAGCACTGAGCCAATTCCATTTTCATCTGGAGAAAATCCTATAGTTCATTCTTTAATACTTCCTCCAGCAAATGCAGCAGGTCCTGCACTTTAG
- the tif1 gene encoding translation initiation factor eIF4A Tif1 gives MVDQLEDSVIETNYDEVIDTFDDMNLKPELLRGIYAYGFERPSAIQQRAIMPILGERDVLAQAQSGTGKTATFSISVLQKIDTSLKQCQALILAPTRELAQQIQKVVVALGDLMNVECHACIGGTLVRDDMAALQAGVHVVVGTPGRVHDMIQRRALPTDAVQMFVLDEADEMLSRGFKDQIYDIFQLLPPTAQVVLLSATMPQDVLEVTTKFMRDPIRILVKKDELTLEGIKQFYVAVEKEEWKLDTLCDLYETVTVTQAVIFCNTRRKVDWLTEQLTERDFTVSSMHGDMDQAQRDTLMHEFRTGSSRILITTDLLARGIDVQQVSLVINYDLPANRENYIHRIGRGGRFGRKGVSINFVTNDDVRMMREIEQFYNTHIEEMPMNIADLI, from the coding sequence ATGGTAGACCAACTGGAGGATTCGGTTATTGAAACCAACTACGATGAGGTTATTGACACCTTCGACGACATGAATTTGAAGCCTGAGCTTCTCCGTGGTATTTATGCCTACGGTTTTGAGCGTCCTTCTGCCATTCAGCAAAGAGCCATTATGCCCATTTTGGGAGAGCGTGATGTCCTTGCTCAAGCTCAATCTGGTACTGGTAAGACTGCTACCTTCTCAATTTCTGTTTTGCAGAAGATTGACACTAGCTTGAAGCAATGCCAAGCTCTTATCCTTGCTCCTACCCGTGAGCTTGCTCAACAAATCCAAAAGGTTGTTGTTGCTTTAGGCGATCTCATGAATGTTGAATGCCATGCTTGTATTGGTGGTACTCTTGTTCGTGATGATATGGCTGCCTTGCAAGCTGGTGTTCACGTTGTTGTTGGTACACCAGGTCGTGTTCACGACATGATTCAACGTCGTGCTCTTCCTACCGATGCCGTCCAAATGTTTGTTCTTGATGAGGCTGATGAAATGTTGTCCCGTGGTTTCAAGGACCAAATTTACGACATTTTCCAACTTTTGCCTCCTACTGCTCAAGTTGTTCTTCTTTCTGCCACCATGCCTCAAGATGTTTTGGAAGTCACCACCAAATTTATGCGTGATCCCATTCGTATCCTTGTTAAGAAAGATGAGCTTACCTTGGAAGGTATCAAGCAATTCTATGTTGCCGTTGAAAAGGAAGAGTGGAAGCTTGACACTCTTTGCGATCTTTATGAAACCGTCACTGTTACTCAAGCCGTTATTTTCTGTAATACCCGTAGAAAGGTCGATTGGCTTACCGAGCAGCTCACTGAGCGTGATTTTACCGTCTCCTCCATGCACGGTGATATGGACCAAGCTCAACGTGATACTTTGATGCATGAGTTCCGTACTGGTTCTTCTCGTATTCTTATCACCACCGATCTTCTTGCTCGTGGTATCGATGTCCAACAAGTCTCCTTGGTTATCAACTATGACTTACCTGCTAACAGAGAAAACTACATTCACCGTATTGGTCGTGGTGGTCGTTTCGGTCGTAAGGGTGTTTCCATTAACTTTGTTACCAACGACGATGTTCGCATGATGCGTGAGATTGAACAATTCTACAATACACACATTGAGGAAATGCCTATGAACATTGCTGacttgatttaa
- the etd1 gene encoding Spg1-binding protein Etd1 has translation MGVVYGSQQNLSEYFYSSVNMAEVPDTFEENRGHSFEGVTLQRRHVKGMKSYGSDITPRRPKQLGLPKEVNTSECIDQGSWRKPSAFESLRSYSRKFSKRIFSFIGVESKSTVQRNASGADSTSLSHFTANEINKGNCKKTALSNEFNSANKGSKASGVGAELPSVNGFIEGELHDDNETDSFRINELAKQIQETSLGATTQEDESSDGICWDELSTTSPESSKVSEPIIQDNTQTTHINNDSSDIRFSSRCDLFADDADSDWEQDFNVKFDSPLIIPETVNSAGHTVREQLFEVKEFTRSIKDLKDLYEKANSKDIYDKDSEILGEAKAILRLADPANYSDLKDEDAQNILSKYKVKLEGDSSLDFDASMLPGLNDHVHYLMSQLQLLLH, from the exons ATGGGAGTTGTATACGGCAgtcaacaaaatttaagtGAATATTTCTATTCTTCTGTCAATATGGCAGAGGTTCCAGATACTTTCGAAGAGAATAGGGGTCATTCTTTTGAAGGTGTGACTCTACAACGAAGGCATGTGAAAGGCATGAAAAGTTATGGTTCAGATATTACACCGAGGCGCCCTAAACAGCTTGGATTACCGAAAGAAGTTAACACCTCCGAATGCATAGATCAAGGCTCATGGAGGAAACCCTCAGCATTTGAAAGCTTAAGAAGTTACTCCcgaaaattttctaaacgaattttttcattcatagGAGTTGAGTCAAAAAGTACTGTACAACGCAACGCTTCAGGTGCAGACAGTACGTCGTTGTCTCACTTTACGGCGAATGAGATAAACAAAGGCAACTGTAAAAAAACTGCGTTAAgtaatgaatttaattcGGCCAATAAAGGGAGCAAGGCTAGTGGTGTAGGTGCTGAACTACCTTCAGTTAATGGATTTATTGAAGGTGAGCTTCATGATGATAATGAGACAGATTCCTTTCGGATAAATGAATTAGCTAAGCAAATCCAAGAAACTTCTTTGGGTGCGACTACGCAAGAAGATGAGAGTTCGGATGGTATTTGCTGGGACGAGTTATCGACTACTTCGCCAGAGTCGTCGAAAGTGTCGGAACCTATCATTCAAGACAATACGCAAACGACTCATATAAATAACGATTCATCGGATATTCGATTTTCATCTCGTTGCGATTTATTTGCGGACGATGCGGATTCAGATTGGGAGCAGGACTTTAATGTGAAATTCGATAGTCCATTGATAATTCCCGAAACGGTAAACAGTGCAGGACACACCGTTCGAGAACAGCTTTTTGAGGTGAAGGAATTTACGAGATCCATCAAAG ACTTAAAAGATCTTTACGAAAAGGCAAATTCCAAAGATATTTACGACAAGGACTCAGAGATTTTAGGAGAGGCTAAGGCTATTCTACGGTTAGCGGATCCTGCAAATTATTCTGATTTAAAGGATGAGGACGCGCAAAacattttatcaaaatataaAGTTAAGTTGGAAGGGGATTCTTCATTAGATTTCGATGCGTCCATGCTACCAGGGCTAAACGATCATGTGCATTATTTAATGTCCCAACTCCAACTATTATTACACTGA